Proteins from a single region of Haloplanus sp. GDY1:
- a CDS encoding NUDIX domain-containing protein, which yields MTHVVTCVLRHRTAILLCRRSDAVGTYAGRWAGVSGYVEGDPADAERDARREVREETGLTDATLLRAGDPVEVRDGDREWTVHPFLFEVDSRDVEPNEELAGHEWVSPLAIRDRETVPGLWAVYEAVAPTAATVARDGTHGSAWLSVRALEALRDRAATADDFPAVAAAARDLRDARPSMAAVANRVNRVLSEAARTPDAVCERAAAAAEAALDADDAAAARAADLCGESVVTLSRSGTVRAALDRARPTVLIGESRPAREGVEVATDLAEAGLDVTLTTDAALAAELAARDPDAVLVGADSVLSDGSVVNKAGTRGLALAAAREGVPTYAVAAADKVRPDDRFLGEDGGAAALYDGEAPVSVANPVFDRTPVDLVSGVVTERGVLDGDDVAAVAAEHRDHAAWDDGG from the coding sequence GTGACCCACGTCGTCACCTGCGTTCTGCGTCACCGCACGGCGATCCTGCTTTGTCGCCGGAGCGACGCCGTCGGCACCTACGCGGGGCGCTGGGCGGGCGTCTCGGGGTACGTCGAGGGCGACCCCGCGGACGCCGAACGCGACGCCCGGCGCGAGGTTCGGGAGGAGACGGGGCTGACGGACGCGACGCTGCTCCGCGCCGGCGACCCCGTCGAGGTCCGTGACGGCGACCGGGAGTGGACCGTCCACCCCTTCCTGTTCGAGGTGGACTCCCGCGACGTCGAGCCGAACGAGGAGCTAGCGGGCCACGAGTGGGTGTCGCCGCTCGCGATCCGCGACCGGGAGACGGTGCCGGGGCTGTGGGCGGTCTACGAGGCCGTCGCGCCGACCGCGGCGACGGTGGCGAGGGACGGAACCCACGGGTCGGCGTGGCTCTCCGTCCGCGCGCTGGAGGCCCTCCGGGACCGGGCGGCGACGGCCGACGACTTCCCGGCGGTCGCGGCCGCGGCCCGCGACCTCCGGGACGCCCGGCCGAGCATGGCCGCCGTCGCGAACCGCGTGAACCGGGTGCTGAGCGAGGCGGCGCGGACGCCCGACGCGGTGTGCGAGCGGGCGGCGGCGGCCGCGGAGGCCGCCCTCGACGCCGACGACGCGGCCGCCGCGCGGGCCGCCGACCTGTGTGGCGAGTCGGTCGTCACCCTCTCGCGGTCGGGCACCGTTCGGGCGGCCCTCGACCGGGCGCGGCCGACGGTGCTGATCGGCGAGTCGCGGCCGGCGCGGGAAGGGGTCGAGGTGGCCACCGACCTGGCCGAGGCGGGACTGGACGTGACGCTCACGACCGACGCGGCGCTGGCCGCGGAACTCGCGGCGCGGGACCCCGACGCGGTCCTCGTCGGCGCGGACTCGGTTCTGTCGGACGGGAGCGTCGTCAACAAGGCCGGCACCCGGGGGCTGGCGCTCGCGGCCGCGCGGGAGGGCGTCCCGACCTACGCCGTCGCCGCCGCGGACAAGGTGCGCCCCGACGACCGGTTCCTCGGCGAGGACGGCGGGGCGGCCGCCCTCTACGACGGCGAGGCGCCGGTGTCGGTGGCGAACCCGGTCTTCGACCGGACGCCCGTCGACCTGGTGAGCGGCGTCGTCACCGAGCGAGGGGTACTCGACGGCGACGACGTGGCGGCGGTGGCGGCCGAACACCGCGACCACGCCGCGTGGGACGACGGGGGGTGA
- a CDS encoding metallophosphoesterase family protein: protein MQLAIISDTHIPGRATGIPDWVRERVEAADHTVHAGDFETPDVVDEIRALADGSLTAVRGNVDPAGVDLPEATSVELGGVDFVVTHGTGDRMGYEDRVAAAVREGGGDVGVAGHTHEHLDTVHEGVRLLNPGSATGADPATETTMLTAVVDGGELDVQLHRGDE, encoded by the coding sequence ATGCAACTGGCGATCATCAGCGACACGCACATCCCCGGCCGCGCGACCGGGATCCCGGACTGGGTTCGCGAACGCGTCGAGGCGGCCGACCACACCGTCCACGCCGGCGACTTCGAGACGCCGGACGTCGTCGACGAGATCCGAGCGCTGGCCGACGGGTCGCTGACCGCGGTCCGTGGCAACGTCGACCCCGCGGGCGTCGACCTCCCCGAGGCGACGAGCGTCGAACTCGGCGGGGTCGACTTCGTGGTCACCCACGGGACGGGCGACCGGATGGGCTACGAGGACCGCGTCGCCGCCGCCGTCCGAGAGGGCGGAGGGGACGTCGGCGTCGCCGGCCACACCCACGAACACCTCGATACGGTCCACGAGGGGGTGCGCCTCCTGAACCCGGGTTCCGCGACCGGCGCCGATCCGGCGACGGAGACGACGATGCTGACCGCCGTCGTCGACGGCGGCGAACTCGACGTGCAACTTCACCGCGGCGACGAGTAG
- a CDS encoding coenzyme F420-0:L-glutamate ligase, protein MQVFAVPDLPEVRPGDSLATLVAERVDLRPDDVVCVASTVVSKAEGRIADRSEFPAGPRARELAAGLERATGEEKDPRFAQAVLEESAALLMEAPFLLTETHFGHVTVNAGIDRSNVRGGDLLLLPEAPDESAERIAAGLGADRVIVTDTCGRPFRHGQRGVALGWAGTPAARDWRGERDREGRELGVTVQAVVDELAAAANLVAGEGAGGTPVVVVRDFEFGDHGGSDALFRDVEGDFVRQALHEWSFD, encoded by the coding sequence ATGCAGGTCTTCGCCGTTCCCGACCTCCCGGAGGTGCGCCCGGGCGACTCGCTCGCGACGCTCGTGGCCGAGCGGGTCGACCTCCGGCCCGACGACGTGGTCTGTGTCGCCAGTACCGTCGTCTCGAAGGCCGAGGGCCGGATCGCCGACCGCTCGGAGTTCCCGGCCGGCCCGCGCGCACGCGAACTCGCCGCCGGCCTCGAACGCGCCACCGGCGAGGAGAAGGACCCCCGCTTCGCGCAGGCGGTGCTCGAGGAGAGCGCGGCCCTCCTGATGGAGGCACCCTTCCTCCTGACGGAGACGCACTTCGGCCACGTGACCGTCAACGCGGGCATCGACCGCTCGAACGTGCGCGGGGGCGACCTGTTGCTCCTGCCCGAGGCGCCGGATGAGAGCGCCGAGCGGATCGCTGCGGGACTCGGCGCCGACCGGGTGATCGTCACCGACACCTGCGGGCGCCCCTTCCGTCACGGCCAGCGCGGCGTCGCCCTCGGGTGGGCGGGCACCCCGGCCGCCCGCGACTGGCGCGGGGAGCGCGACCGGGAGGGCCGGGAACTCGGCGTCACCGTCCAGGCGGTGGTCGACGAACTCGCCGCCGCGGCCAACCTCGTCGCCGGCGAGGGCGCGGGCGGCACGCCCGTGGTCGTCGTCCGCGACTTCGAGTTCGGCGACCACGGCGGCAGCGACGCCCTCTTCAGGGACGTCGAGGGCGACTTCGTCCGGCAGGCGCTCCACGAGTGGTCGTTCGACTGA
- a CDS encoding 5,10-methylenetetrahydromethanopterin reductase, whose product MFGIELTPEHPVGRVVDLGTAAERAGYDTAFVSSHYNNRSPFAVLGRLAAETDEIRLGPGVVNPLERHPVTLAGEVATVAEASDGRAVFGIGPGDPATLANLGLGDDRGLRPVLEAFKVAERLWDGERVSHDGTFEAEDAALNFEVPTPIPTYVGGEGPHMCKMAAKHADGLLFNGSHPADLRWAREQVADGLADRLDGLGAFDLAAYASVSVADDEAAAREAARPPVAFIAAGAAPPVLDRHGVDPDRADEVGAALSAGDFSTAFDRVSPAMIDAFCIAGTVDAVAERMAAVLDHADSLVVGSPLGPDLDAAVDLAATAHERATE is encoded by the coding sequence ATGTTCGGAATTGAACTCACGCCCGAACACCCGGTCGGCCGGGTGGTCGACCTCGGCACGGCCGCCGAACGCGCCGGCTACGACACCGCCTTCGTCTCCAGTCACTACAACAACCGCTCGCCGTTCGCCGTCCTCGGCCGTCTCGCGGCCGAAACCGACGAGATCCGTCTCGGGCCGGGCGTCGTCAACCCCCTCGAACGCCACCCCGTGACCCTCGCGGGCGAGGTGGCGACCGTCGCGGAGGCGAGCGACGGCCGCGCCGTCTTCGGGATCGGTCCGGGCGACCCCGCCACCCTCGCGAATCTCGGCCTCGGGGACGACCGGGGACTGCGGCCCGTGCTCGAGGCGTTCAAGGTCGCCGAGCGGCTCTGGGACGGCGAGCGCGTCTCCCACGACGGCACCTTCGAGGCCGAGGACGCCGCGCTCAACTTCGAGGTTCCCACCCCGATTCCGACCTACGTCGGCGGCGAGGGGCCGCACATGTGCAAGATGGCCGCGAAACACGCCGACGGCCTGCTGTTCAACGGCTCTCACCCCGCGGACCTGCGCTGGGCGCGCGAGCAGGTCGCGGACGGCCTCGCGGACCGCCTCGACGGCCTCGGGGCGTTCGACCTCGCGGCCTACGCCAGCGTCAGCGTCGCCGACGACGAGGCCGCCGCCCGCGAGGCCGCCAGGCCCCCCGTCGCCTTCATCGCCGCCGGGGCCGCGCCGCCGGTGCTCGACCGTCACGGCGTGGACCCCGACCGCGCCGACGAGGTCGGGGCGGCGTTGAGCGCCGGCGACTTCTCGACGGCCTTCGACCGCGTCTCGCCCGCCATGATCGACGCCTTCTGCATCGCGGGCACCGTCGACGCCGTGGCCGAGCGCATGGCCGCGGTCCTCGACCACGCCGACAGCCTCGTCGTCGGGTCGCCGCTGGGTCCGGACCTCGACGCCGCCGTCGACCTCGCGGCGACGGCCCACGAGCGCGCGACCGAATAG
- a CDS encoding DUF7573 domain-containing protein has protein sequence MSDRSLDEFGAGPGDEAVDDEDGSDPDPARATMRWSPDGGDCVACGATVARRWRDGEGFVCADCKEW, from the coding sequence GTGTCCGACCGATCACTCGACGAGTTCGGGGCGGGACCCGGCGACGAGGCCGTCGACGACGAGGACGGCAGCGACCCCGACCCCGCCCGCGCGACCATGCGCTGGTCGCCCGACGGCGGCGACTGTGTCGCCTGTGGCGCGACCGTCGCCCGCCGGTGGCGGGACGGCGAGGGCTTCGTCTGTGCCGACTGCAAGGAGTGGTGA
- a CDS encoding dCTP deaminase, whose product MSDTDLVDAVDGLLHAETQVHDGGVDLTVADVSVVEEPGRVDFGGDELDAARTEPHGTYTRRPDDDYEWWLLDSGTYLIEYNESLSTDRPLRLETREAVLERGATHPTRVVTSLPRMPLSVSEGGLHLKENARVSTLRPHSAQSGR is encoded by the coding sequence ATGAGCGACACCGACCTCGTCGACGCCGTCGACGGCCTCCTGCACGCGGAGACGCAGGTTCACGACGGCGGCGTCGACCTCACGGTCGCGGACGTGTCCGTCGTCGAGGAACCCGGCCGCGTGGACTTCGGGGGCGACGAACTCGACGCGGCGCGAACCGAGCCCCACGGGACGTACACTCGCCGCCCGGACGACGACTACGAGTGGTGGCTCCTCGATTCCGGCACGTACCTGATCGAGTACAACGAGTCGCTGTCGACCGACCGGCCGCTCCGTCTCGAGACCCGCGAGGCGGTGCTTGAACGGGGTGCGACCCACCCGACCCGGGTCGTCACGTCGCTCCCCCGGATGCCGCTCTCGGTGAGCGAGGGCGGTCTCCACCTGAAGGAGAACGCGCGCGTCTCGACGCTCCGCCCTCACTCCGCCCAGTCGGGTCGATAG